One genomic region from Pyrobaculum islandicum DSM 4184 encodes:
- the nucS gene encoding endonuclease NucS: MFVQNPSIDEAVRIINSGRKRGVVVVVGICEVVYSGRAAATLKPGRRLVIVKRDGTLLVHEAEKAQPKIWNPPGSSTAAYVEGGRLVIKSVRSRPFESVRVYFSSLDFVAAFDVETSELELVGSEKDVVEALVKAPWLIEEGLEVVGVEVPTDVGHIDILARDREGRHVVVEVKRDVATHDAVFQLARYVELYRKRGERARGILVASDITAAALEYLRRYGLEFVKVNPRELMASINKKVG, from the coding sequence ATGTTTGTACAAAATCCGTCGATAGATGAAGCGGTGCGTATCATAAACTCTGGCAGAAAGAGAGGCGTTGTAGTTGTTGTAGGAATTTGCGAGGTAGTATACAGCGGTAGGGCGGCCGCAACGCTTAAGCCAGGACGCCGCTTGGTCATAGTTAAGAGAGACGGCACTCTCCTCGTCCACGAGGCCGAGAAGGCCCAACCGAAGATCTGGAACCCACCAGGCTCTTCGACAGCCGCCTATGTCGAAGGCGGGAGGCTGGTGATAAAGAGCGTGAGGTCCCGGCCCTTCGAGAGCGTCAGGGTGTACTTCTCATCTCTGGATTTCGTAGCGGCATTTGACGTAGAGACGTCTGAGCTAGAGCTCGTGGGGAGCGAGAAAGACGTCGTCGAGGCCCTGGTGAAGGCGCCTTGGTTGATCGAGGAGGGCTTAGAGGTGGTGGGCGTCGAGGTGCCCACAGACGTAGGCCATATCGACATCTTGGCGAGAGATAGAGAGGGGAGACATGTGGTTGTGGAGGTCAAGAGGGACGTTGCTACACACGACGCCGTTTTCCAACTGGCCAGGTATGTAGAGTTGTATAGAAAAAGAGGCGAGAGGGCAAGAGGGATACTTGTGGCAAGCGATATCACGGCGGCGGCGCTTGAATATCTTAGAAGATATGGCCTAGAATTTGTAAAGGTAAACCCAAGGGAGTTGATGGCTTCAATAAATAAAAAGGTGGGATAA
- the rnhA gene encoding ribonuclease HI, giving the protein MCLDLFFDGACEPVNPGGVGSYGFAAFKNGEEVYGEGGVVCAGERWCTNNYAEYMGLIKGLEWALAAGESCLNVYGDSQLVVRQMLGVYQVKAEHLKPLYKHAVELSQRFAKFSIGWVPRERNARADYYSKKAYCDFLKTHPELRERYAAWLATDRQKALLGKFGIEADCLSKREASKLIEKILKRR; this is encoded by the coding sequence ATGTGTCTTGACCTTTTCTTCGACGGGGCTTGTGAGCCCGTGAATCCGGGAGGCGTGGGTAGCTACGGCTTTGCCGCCTTTAAAAACGGCGAGGAGGTATACGGCGAGGGGGGCGTAGTCTGCGCCGGAGAGAGGTGGTGCACAAATAACTATGCGGAGTACATGGGCCTCATCAAGGGGCTTGAGTGGGCTCTGGCCGCCGGCGAGAGCTGTCTCAATGTGTATGGAGACAGCCAGCTAGTGGTTAGGCAGATGCTCGGCGTGTATCAGGTAAAGGCAGAACACCTCAAGCCGTTGTATAAACACGCCGTGGAGCTCTCCCAACGCTTCGCGAAGTTCTCCATAGGCTGGGTCCCGCGGGAGCGCAACGCCAGAGCTGACTACTACTCCAAGAAGGCCTACTGCGACTTCCTAAAGACGCACCCAGAGCTGAGGGAGAGATACGCGGCGTGGCTCGCCACTGATAGACAGAAGGCGCTCCTAGGCAAGTTCGGCATAGAGGCCGACTGTCTCTCAAAGAGAGAGGCCTCCAAGCTGATAGAGAAGATACTGAAAAGGCGCTAA